Proteins encoded in a region of the Paenibacillus pedocola genome:
- a CDS encoding spore germination protein yields MTTDEKKPSTGIHMESVKEEIERRLGATSDLASVTIRIFGEAGVFSYLTSMTNTAFLMDNVIKPLTHAVSPVDKLQKSQWLDRIREQYLTGLTTEASNDPGHFTDLIMKGYAALYISGMTEVLMIDIKELETRAVTEPTTQSVAIGPKDGFTESAETNISLIRRKIQNSNLRFEKYELGEITKTSIYLSYVDDLVEKEVLNQIRDKIKQHKMDSLFASSNLDTLFQSKELSLFPTVYASERPDNICNGLIDKRVAVIVNGSPFVLMVPSLLNDYFRSPEDVYQWFSFGVFIRYLRYLSLLISLCMPALYISITCYHQELIPTMLLTSIAAQRQGIPFPVVFEVLVLEITFEILREAGTRMPRIIGQSISIAGALVLGQAAVLAGFVSNVSLIVVSLTVISGFVSPIYSFGARIRLFRYGLIILGSLLGLFGVFLACAFLLIHLSRIEPYGIPYLTSSLTKRAKKGERNAA; encoded by the coding sequence ATGACTACGGATGAAAAAAAGCCAAGTACCGGCATTCATATGGAGTCTGTAAAAGAGGAAATCGAACGGCGTTTGGGAGCAACCTCTGATTTGGCATCCGTAACGATTAGGATTTTTGGGGAGGCAGGGGTGTTCAGCTATTTGACCTCAATGACTAATACTGCTTTTCTAATGGATAATGTTATAAAACCACTCACTCACGCTGTGAGCCCCGTGGACAAACTGCAAAAGAGCCAGTGGCTTGATCGAATTCGAGAGCAGTATTTGACGGGTCTAACCACGGAGGCATCAAATGACCCAGGACATTTCACAGACTTAATCATGAAAGGTTATGCTGCTTTATATATCTCCGGTATGACAGAAGTTTTAATGATTGATATCAAGGAACTTGAAACGCGCGCCGTTACTGAGCCGACTACACAGAGTGTAGCCATTGGACCTAAGGATGGATTCACGGAATCAGCAGAGACGAATATCAGCTTAATTCGGAGGAAGATTCAGAATTCAAACCTACGCTTTGAGAAATATGAACTTGGCGAGATAACCAAGACGTCCATTTACCTCTCCTATGTAGATGACTTAGTTGAGAAGGAAGTCTTGAATCAAATCCGCGATAAAATTAAGCAGCACAAAATGGATAGTCTGTTCGCTTCCAGCAACCTTGACACCCTGTTCCAGTCCAAAGAACTTTCGTTGTTTCCGACCGTCTATGCAAGTGAAAGGCCAGATAATATTTGTAATGGTTTAATTGATAAGCGTGTCGCCGTTATCGTAAACGGTAGTCCGTTCGTGCTAATGGTTCCCTCACTATTAAATGATTACTTCAGATCACCAGAGGACGTCTACCAATGGTTCTCCTTCGGTGTTTTTATCAGGTACCTGCGATATTTGTCCTTACTGATCTCACTCTGTATGCCGGCACTCTATATCTCAATCACTTGTTATCATCAGGAATTGATTCCGACCATGCTGCTCACGAGCATAGCCGCCCAGCGGCAAGGTATTCCATTCCCGGTTGTTTTTGAGGTTTTGGTGCTCGAGATCACATTTGAAATCCTTAGAGAAGCAGGAACCCGCATGCCGCGCATTATCGGGCAATCCATCTCGATTGCAGGCGCGCTGGTACTTGGACAAGCTGCTGTTTTGGCGGGCTTTGTATCCAATGTCAGCTTAATCGTTGTTTCGTTAACGGTTATTTCAGGTTTTGTATCCCCAATCTACAGCTTTGGTGCAAGAATACGTTTATTCCGATACGGGCTTATCATACTTGGTTCCCTCTTGGGTTTGTTTGGCGTTTTCCTTGCGTGTGCGTTTTTGTTGATTCACTTGTCGCGTATCGAACCTTACGGGATACCCTATCTAACATCCAGTCTTACGAAGCGTGCGAAAAAGGGGGAGCGAAATGCTGCGTAA
- a CDS encoding Ger(x)C family spore germination protein, translating to MLRKGLLLIMAATLCLLLSGCWDWVEVNQSSMLTGMAIEPGKNGMLKLTMEVLNPAEAQRVQNGSGGPPTLLYTMEGKSISEASSRMNEMVERKIIFSHIHMVVIDESIARKGLSQIIDVLQRSRFVREDVLLLIAKDTPASNVLKIMYPSGQYASWKLRMQIIHFYRSWGGTPKSTLYNYTDAMLDEGREPVLAAISIEGDVNNSDNSKATTSSIPRAIVKCAGSAVFREDKLIGFISVSDTRLLNLIRDKITGTSFAVPVDNKQGVATIRMNPIHTNIDVTLNNGRPHVKLSIAGEGHVSSIDTDLPLDTAAGYRQLEQLESNYLNEQVRSTISRVQKEFGVDIFGFGEYMNRHHNAQYKLAKKDWNGHFKEAEIEVFSRVAITRSDLKTRRLN from the coding sequence ATGCTGCGTAAAGGTTTACTTCTGATTATGGCGGCTACCCTATGTCTGCTTCTAAGCGGCTGCTGGGATTGGGTGGAGGTGAACCAGTCCTCCATGTTAACCGGAATGGCTATTGAGCCAGGGAAGAATGGAATGTTAAAGCTCACCATGGAAGTGTTAAATCCCGCCGAGGCGCAAAGAGTACAAAACGGAAGTGGAGGGCCTCCTACACTTCTATATACCATGGAGGGAAAATCAATCAGTGAAGCTTCTTCCCGCATGAACGAGATGGTTGAACGGAAAATCATCTTCTCTCATATCCATATGGTTGTCATCGATGAAAGCATTGCGCGGAAAGGATTAAGTCAGATTATTGATGTTCTTCAGCGATCCCGCTTTGTTCGCGAGGACGTGCTATTACTGATTGCCAAAGATACACCGGCATCAAATGTACTTAAGATCATGTATCCAAGTGGACAATATGCAAGCTGGAAGCTCAGAATGCAGATCATTCATTTTTACCGTTCTTGGGGCGGCACTCCGAAAAGTACATTGTACAACTATACAGATGCAATGTTGGATGAAGGAAGGGAGCCTGTTCTCGCTGCAATTTCTATAGAAGGAGACGTTAACAACAGCGACAACAGCAAAGCCACAACGTCATCTATTCCTAGAGCCATCGTCAAATGTGCAGGTTCCGCCGTGTTCAGAGAGGACAAGCTTATTGGTTTTATTTCGGTGTCAGATACAAGATTGTTAAACCTGATTAGAGACAAGATTACAGGAACGAGTTTTGCTGTTCCGGTTGACAACAAACAAGGTGTCGCAACGATTCGGATGAACCCGATACACACAAACATTGATGTAACATTGAATAACGGACGCCCGCATGTAAAATTATCTATTGCAGGAGAAGGCCATGTGAGCAGCATTGATACGGATTTACCTCTTGATACTGCGGCAGGGTATCGACAACTGGAACAGCTGGAGTCTAATTACCTGAACGAACAGGTTAGATCCACCATTAGCCGTGTACAAAAAGAGTTTGGTGTGGACATTTTTGGTTTCGGAGAGTATATGAACCGGCATCACAATGCTCAGTATAAGCTTGCGAAGAAAGATTGGAACGGTCATTTTAAAGAAGCTGAAATCGAGGTTTTCAGCAGAGTTGCAATAACCCGGTCGGACTTGAAAACTAGGAGGTTAAACTAA